A section of the Fusarium falciforme chromosome 8, complete sequence genome encodes:
- a CDS encoding DJ-1 protein-PfpI domain-containing protein, producing the protein MAPKVLVVLTSRDKMDNGNPTGWYLPEFAHPYYDLVGEDESNPKAEIVVASPAGGKAPLDEVSIKMFENDPESVKFLNEKKSLWENTRPLSEFLGKASEFAAIFYPGGHGPMFDLVKDETSIKLIEEFYKAGKPVSAVCHGPIVFVNVTIDGKPLLQGREVAGFSNSEEDAVQLSSAMPALLEDEIKRVGGNYVKGEDWGEKLAVDGLVITGQNPASAHAVGKALAKAIGI; encoded by the exons ATGGCTCCCAAGGTTCTCGTCGTTCTCACCTCCCGCGATAAGATGGACAATGGCAATCCCACTGGCTGGTATCTG CCTGAGTTTGCCCATCCCTACTATGACCTCGTCGGCGAGGACGAGTCCAACCCCAAGGCTGAGATCGTCGTCGCTTCTCCCGCCGGCGGCAAGGCTCCCCTGGATGAGGTGTCCATCAAGATGTTTGAGAACGACCCCGAGTCTGTCAAGTTCCTCAACGAGAAGAAGTCTCTCTGGGAGAACACGCGACCTCTGAGCGAGTTCCTCGGCAAGGCTTCCGAGTTCGCCGCCATCTTCTACCCCGGCGGCCACGGCCCCATGTTTGACCTCGTCAAGGACGAGACCTCgatcaagctcatcgaggagTTCTACAAGGCCGGAAAGCCTGTTTCCGCCGTCTGCCACGGCCCCATCGTCTTTGTCAACGTCACCATCGACGGAAAGCCTCTCCTGCAGGGCCGTGAGGTCGCTGGTTTCAGCAACTCTGAGGAGGACGCCGTGCAGCTGAGCAGCGCCATGCCTGCtctcctcgaggatgagatcAAGCGTGTCGGTGGAAACTACGTCAAGGGCGAGGACTGGGGTGAGAAGCTTGCTGTTGACGGACTGGTCATTACTGGACAGAACCCTGCTTCCGCGCATGCTGTTGGCAAGGCTCTTGCCAAGGCCATTG GCATTTAA
- a CDS encoding Carboxylic ester hydrolase has product MKPLATLTPLTLPVLVGAKGEPTYTSHSLPTAALDSGPVVGQTTTLPAAIAPVNKFLGIPYAAKPERFSRPKRPEPWTEPLNTSEFGPSCPQLFVDNELTPGLAILKDFFGTGSEESEDCLFINAFAPTSPQPPEGRPVVLFIHGGGWQQGNGQIDLSGFAGYEDIVAFAFNYRTNVFGFPNSPDVPTEDTNLGLYDQQLAIEWVQSNARAFGGDPSKVTIWGESAGSMSVDIQVNAYSSKSPPPFRGAMMFSGQMSVGLLGSTANPEDTTDWDSLAAVVGCNDTENQLQCMQDVPEKDLVKAMSTAQVAFLPVTDNVTLPSGRAERWREGKNVKVPVLMSTIAEEGRALVNRNITMKTFLDAYLAEPLATKKQQEAILKVYEADPKLKNDFDIAAAIYTDFLWQCPQGILANISASVDNPTWRFYFNTSITSLFGEKYSWMGKFHGSDVTLLFSTPTFEGEAGGIPFTPQLYTFAKYLRGVAGQFIRNPAAGPGWPGVGSKYAPYDVVSLGGEGGLAGATVVDETVLDERCRLYEEIYPVIEKYVLSA; this is encoded by the exons ATGAAGCCTCTTGCAACTCTAACACCCCTTACACTCCCAGTCTTGGTCGGCGCCAAGGGAGAACCGACTTATACATCCCATTCTCTCCCTACAGCTGCTCTCGACTCAGGACCTGTCGTCGGCCAGACCACCACTCTTCCAGCAGCGATTGCCCCCGTCAACAAGTTCCTAGGCATTCCCTATGCCGCCAAGCCAGAGCGGTTCAGTCGACCCAAGAGACCTGAGCCTTGGACGGAACCGTTGAATACTTCCGAGTTTGGACCTTCATGTCCGCAGTTGTTTGTTGACAATG AACTCACCCCTGGGTTGGCCATTCTCAAGGACTTTTTCGGCACTGGTTCTGAAGAGAGTGAAGATTGTCTCTTTATAAACGCATTTGCGCCAACGAGCCCTCAGCCGCCAGAGGGCCGTCCTGTTGTGCTGTTCATCCACGGAGGGGGCTGGCAGCAAGGAAACGGGCAGATCGACCTGAGCGGCTTTGCTGGGTATGAAGACATTGTTGCGTTCGCTTTCAACTATCGCACGAACG TCTTTGGGTTCCCTAATTCCCCTGATGTACCGACTGAAGACACCAACCTCGGTCTGTATGATCAGCAACTCGCTATCGAATGGGTTCAGTCCAATGCTCGTGCTTTTGGAGGCGATCCAAGCAAGGTAACTATCTGGGGCGAGTCAGCTGGTTCCATGTCGGTCGATATTCAAGTCAACGCCTACAGCTCCAAGTCACCACCTCCTTTCCGCGGCGCAATGATGTTTTCAGGACAAATGTCGGTTGGACTTCTGGGAAGTACAGCCAATCCTGAGGACACGACCGATTGGGACTCTCTAGCCGCCGTGGTCGGATGCAATGACACAGAGAACCAGCTGCAATGTATGCAAGATGTCCCAGAGAAGGACCTCGTCAAAGCCATGAGCACAGCGCAGGTGGCGTTTCTCCCAGTGACTGATAACGTTACTCTTCCTAGTGGACGAGCTGAGAGATGGCGGGAGGGAAAAAATGTCAAGGTTCCGGTATTGATGAGCACGATTGCCGAAGAGGGACGGGCTCTGGTGAATCGGAACATCACCATGAAGACGTTTCTGGATGCGTATCTCGCTGAGCCATTGGCCACTAAGAAGCAGCAGGAGGCGATTCTCAAAGTATACGAAGCGGATCCCAAGCTGAAGAATGATTTTGACATTGCTGCGGCGATATACACAGACTTTTTGTGGCAGTGT CCTCAAGGGATTCTGGCCAACATCTCAGCCTCGGTCGACAACCCAACATGGCGCTTCTACTTCAACACATCTATAACAAGCCTCTTTGGCGAAAAATACTCGTGGATGGGAAAATTCCACGGCTCCGATGTGACTCTCCTCTTCAGCACCCCTACTTTTGAAGGCGAAGCAGGTGGAATACCTTTTACTCCTCAACTATACACATTTGCGAAGTACCTCCGTGGCGTAGCTGGCCAGTTCATCAGGAACCCAGCTGCTGGACCGGGATGGCCGGGTGTCGGGTCCAAGTATGCGCCGTATGATGTTGTGAGCTTGGGGGGTGAGGGAGGACTAGCGGGGGCTACggttgttgatgagacgGTTTTGGATGAGCGGTGTAGGTTGTATGAGGAGATTTATCCTGTTATTGAGAAGTATGTCTTGTCAGCCTAG
- a CDS encoding AP-1 complex subunit mu-1: protein MASALFFLDLKGKTLLARNYRGDIPMSAVEKFPVLLSEAEEDSSAVPPCFSHEGINYLYIRHNNLYLLALTKRNTNAAEILLFLHKVVEVFTEYFKALEEESIRDNFVIIYELLDEMMDFGYPQTTESKILQEYITQESHKLEIQARPPIAVTNAVSWRSEGIRYRKNEVFLDVVESLNLLVSANGNVLRSEILGAIKMKCYLSGMPELRLGLNDKVMFETTGRATRGKAIEMEDVKFHQCVRLSRFENDRTISFIPPDGEFELMSYRLNTQVKPLIWVECVVESHSGSRIEYMLKARAQFKRRSTANNVEIVVPVPDDADSPRFRTNIGSVHYAPEQSAIVWKIKQFGGGKEFLMRAELGLPSVRGDDEQGGGMMGGFGGSMGGVGVGKGAKRPIQVKFEIPYFTTSGIQVRYLKITEPKLQYPSLPWVRYITQSGDIAVRLPDAV from the exons atggcgtcCGCATTATTCTTCCTCGACCTGAAGGGCAAG ACCCTTCTCGCCCGCAACTACAGAGGTGACATTCCCATGTCGGCCGTCGAAAAGTTCCCCGTCCTCCTCTcagaagccgaggaggacTCGTCCGCCGTCCCGCCATGCTTCTCCCACGAGGGCATCAAC TACCTCTACATCCGCCACAACAACCTCtacctcctcgccctcacaAAACGAAACACAAATGCCGCCGAGATCCTCCTATTCCTCCAcaaggttgtcgaggtcTTTACCGAGTACTTCAAGGCTCTAGAAGAAGAGTCGATCCGCGACAACTTTGTCATCATCTAcgagctcctcgacgagaTGATGGACTTTGGCTACCCCCAGACCACAGAGTCCAAGATCCTCCAGGAGTACATCACCCAGGAGTCTCACAAGCTCGAGATCCAGGCCCGCCCGCCCATCGCCGTCACAAACGCCGTGTCATGGCGTTCTGAGGGCATCCGCTACCGCAAGAACGAGGTCTTCCTCGACGTCGTCGAGTCCCTCAACCTTCTCGTTTCCGCAAACGGCAACGTGCTCCGCTCCGAGATTCTTGGCGCCATCAAGATGAAGTGCTACCTGAGTGGTATGCCCGAGCTACGTCTGGGCCTCAACGACAAGGTCATGTTTGAAACAACGGGTCGGGCCACCCGCGGCAAGGCTATCGAGATGGAGGACGTCAAGTTCCACCAGTGTGTGCGTCTGTCGCGTTTCGAGAATGACCGAaccatctccttcatcccTCCAGACGGCGAATTCGAGCTCATGTCCTACCGCCTCAACACGCAGGTTAAGCCCCTGATCTGGGTGGAGTGTGTGGTCGAGTCTCACTCGGGTTCCCGTATTGAGTACATGCTCAAGGCTCGCGCCCAGTTCAAGCGCCGCAGTACCGCCAACAACGTCGAGATTGTCGTCCCCGTCCCCGACGACGCCGATAGCCCCCGTTTCCGCACCAACATTGGATCCGTCCACTATGCGCCCGAGCAGAGCGCCATTGTCTGGAAGATCAAGCAGTTCGGTGGTGGCAAGGAGTTCCTCATGCGCGCTGAGCTGGGCCTGCCAAGTGTGAGGGGTGATGACGAGCAGGGAGGTGGCATGATGGGTGGTTTCGGTGGAAGCATGGGTGGTGTTGGAGTCGGCAAGGGTGCAAAGCGACCTATCCAGGTCAAGTTTGAGATTCCTTACTTCACCACCAGTGGAATCCAAGTGCGGTATCTCAAGATTACCGAGCCCAAG TTGCAATATCCCTCTCTCCCATGGGTGCGATACATCACCCAATCTGGAGACATTGCTGTGCGACTTCCTGATGCCGTCTGA
- a CDS encoding Ribosomal lysine N-methyltransferase 4: MDSESFNAGSEKFLLWFKSLPGASFSDAIKIVDLRDRNAGRGIIALQDIPAETTLFTIPRKGIINVETSELPKKLPDVFDLDKPIDDDDDEAPRLDSWSSLILVMMYEYLQGEKSQWKPYFDVLPSSFDTPMFWSGSELDQLQASHMRHKIGKADAENMFRKTLLPIIRSNSSVFGGENRSDDDLVEIAHRMGSTIMAYAFDLENDEDEEEEEADGWVEDREGKSMMGMVPMADILNADAEFNAHVNHEEESLTVTSLRPIKAGEEILNYYGPHPNSELLRRYGYVTERHSRYDVVEIPWDVVESVMRLNFGISGQVLEKLRHDLEEEEEFEDTFVLERETGEVNSDGTFSGPARFESMPEDLQEQLKTFLKGVKKAQPEAIPDKRKRDEIHHAVLAKTLQALASRYPTSTSEDQIMLQAQDLSQRTRMAIEVRLGEKKLLQEAIASTSSVDVEMTVDDESGPAKRAKRSG, translated from the exons ATGGATTCTGAATCTTTCAATGCAGGTAGTGAGAAGTTTCTTCTCTGGTTCAAGTCACTCCCAGGGGCTTCATTCTCCGACGCTATCAAGATTGTTGACCTTCGAGACCGCAATGCGGGCCGTGGTATAA TTGCCCTGCAGGATATTCCTGCTGAGACGACACTCTTCACTATCCCGAGAAAGGGCATCATCAATGTTGAAACGTCAGAGCTGCCTAAGAAGCTTCCCGACGTCTTTGATCTCGACAAGCccattgatgatgatgatgatgaggcgcCGCGACTAGACTCATGGAGCTCTTTGATCCTCGTCATGATGTACGAGTACCTGCAGGGTGAAAAGTCACAGTGGAAGCCCTACTTTGACGTGCTCCCTTCCTCGTTTGATACGCCCATGTTCTGGTCCGGGAGCGAACTAGACCAGCTACAGGCCAGTCACATGCGTCACAAAATCGGCAAGGCGGACGCGGAGAACATGTTCCGCAAGACTCTTCTCCCCATCATTCGAAGCAACTCGAGCGTATTTGGCGGCGAGAACCGAAGTGAcgatgatcttgtcgagaTTGCGCACCGGATGGGCAGCACCATCATGGCGTATGCTTTTGATCTCGAgaacgatgaggatgaggaagaggaagaggcggatGGCTGGGTGGAGGACCGAGAAGGCAAATCCATGATGGGCATGGTACCAATGGCTGACATCTTGAATGCCGATGCGGAATTCAAT GCGCATGTGAACCACGAAGAAGAGAGCCTTACGGTGACCAGCTTGAGGCCAATCAAGGCTGGTGAGGAGATCCTCAATTACTACGGGCCGCATCCCAATTCGGAGCTGCTCAGACGATACGGCTACGTGACTGAGAGACATTCTCGTTATGACGTTGTTGAGATTCCTTGGGACGTCGTGGAGTCAGTCATGAGGCTCAACTTTGGCATTTCCGGCCAAGTACTGGAAAAACTG CGTCACGATctcgaagaggaggaggagtttgAAGACACATTTGTGCTGGAGCGTGAAACTGGAGAGGTGAACTCGGATGGCACTTTTTCAGGCCCTGCCCGGTTCGAAAGCATGCCTGAGGACCTCCAAGAGCAGCTCAAGACGTTCCTCAAGGGGGTGAAGAAGGCTCAGCCTGAAGCTATTCCCGACAAGCGAAAGCGAGACGAAATCCATCATGCTGTGCTGGCCAAGACACTGCAAGCTCTTGCGTCGAGATACCCAACAAGTACCTCGGAGGACCAAATCATGCTCCAGGCACAGGACCTCAGCCAGCGGACCCGCATGGCTATCGAGGTCAGACTGGGAGAGAAGAAGTTGCTCCAAGAAGCGATCGCGTCGACATCCTCGGTTGACGTTGAGATGACAGTTGACGATGAATCTGGACCAGCGAAGCGGGCAAAACGGTCGGGTTGA
- a CDS encoding UV-damage endonuclease, with translation MRPRLFASAAASIFAPIPKHRHSRGLAKMTPKRKRDGPHPSPPAPQRPDAPRRSSRRLRDAAAATTADHLAPDKMDIDKDSKKIKCEIPDKRKHKAVWDTGEGVEEAMRELSEMEHKLQNAVRRQRQAVESSDLHVKVESVMDRGIRPKMHTPPPNDTIPSTCGRNAENVEKAPMDGYQAELAAGDVVDAKADDEGFERGANRSPPVNSDRLPLPWSGRLGYACLNTYLRNASPPVFSSRTCRIASILDHRHPLQHPSEPEHPTKNRPDKSKPADPERGLKYVQELGLANARDIVKMIRWNHKYGIKFMRLSSEMFPFASHEEYGYKLAPFAADVLAEAGKVAAELGHRLTTHPGQFTQIGSPRKEVVAAAIRDLEYHDEMLSLLKLPDQMDRDAVMILHMGGTYGDKEATLNRFRENYVKLSDSVKRRLVLENDDVAWSVHDLLPICEELNIPLVLDYHHHNIIFDSSMREGTQDIIGLYDRIKKTWTRKGITQKMHYSEQTAGAVTPRERRKHSARVKTLPPCAHNMDLMIEAKDKEQAVFELMRNFKLPGWDTFNDIIPYEREDEPRKAIKKKLKKGKKKTTGVNGEVEDGIEVPEKIVSPEDFGMGGPKNRVYWPEGMEEWLKPKKREIKRDKPSDQ, from the exons ATGCGACCACGCCTCTTCgcctctgctgctgcgagCATCTTTGCCCCTATACCAAAGCACCGACACAGCAGAGGGCTCGCCAAGATGACGCCGAAACGAAAGAGAGACGGccctcatccttctcctccagcgcCGCAACGACCTGATGCCCCTAGACGAAGTAGCCGAAGACTGAGGGACGCTGCCGCTGCTACTACGGCTGATCATCTCGCACCCGACAAGATGGATATTGACAAGGACAGCAAGAAAATCAAGTGTGAAATCCCCGACAAACGCAAGCACAAGGCAGTATGGGATACAGGAGAGGGCGTTGAGGAAGCCATGCGCGAGTTGAGCGAGATGGAACACAAACTACAGAACGCCGTGAGGAGACAACGACAGGCGGTTGAATCCTCAGATCTTCATGTCAAAGTAGAGTCGGTCATGGACCGAGGTATTCGACCCAAGATGCACACGCCACCACCCAATGACACCATCCCTTCCACCTGCGGACGAAATGCGGAGAACGTTGAAAAGGCCCCCATGGACGGCTATCAGGCCGAGCTGGCGGCAGGCGATGTTGTTGACGCCAAGGCCGACGATGAGGGTTTTGAGAGAGGCGCAAACAGATCTCCCCCCGTCAACAGCGACAGACTTCCCTTGCCGTGGTCGGGGCGGCTTGGTTAT GCCTGCTTAAACACATATCTGCGCAATGCAAGCCCTCCTGTCTTTTCGTCGAGAACCTGCCGGATCGCGTCCATCCTCGACCATCGACATCCCCTCCAACATCCTTCAGAGCCTGAGCACCCTACAAAGAATCGACCCGACAAGAGTAAACCAGCGGATCCCGAGCGAGGGCTAAAGTATGTGCAAGAGCTAGGATTGGCCAACGCGAGAGATATTGTCAAGATGATTCGGTGGAATCACAAGTACGGCATCAAGTTCATGAGGCTCAGCAGCGAAATGTTCCCCTTTGCAAGCCACGAGGAATATGGGTACAAGCTGGCGCCCTTTGCAGCTGATGTCCTAGCCGAGGCTGGCAAAGTTGCAGCAGAACTAGGACATCGCCTTACAACACATCCTGGCCAGTTTACCCAGATTGGAAGCCCACGGAAGGAAGTTGTTGCCGCTGCCATTCGCGACCTCGAGTACCACGATGAGATGCTCAGTTTGCTCAAGCTCCCTGATCAAATGGACCGCGACGCAGTCATGATCTTGCACATGGGTGGTACTTATGGCGACAAGGAAGCAACTTTGAACCGGTTCCGCGAAAATTACGTCAAGCTATCGGATAGCGTCAAACGGCGACTGGTATTGGAGAATGACGACGTTGCGTGGAGCGTCCACGATCTACTCCCTATATGCGAGGAGCTCAATATTCCATTAGTACTGGATTATCACCACCACAACATCATATTCGACTCAAGTATGCGAGAAGGCACCCAAGACATCATAGGTCTTTATGACCGCATCAAAAAGACATGGACAAGAAAGGGCATCACCCAAAAGATGCACTACAGCGAGCAGACTGCCGGCGCTGTTACTCCACGAGAGCGTCGCAAACATTCTGCACGAGTCAAGACACTGCCGCCCTGCGCTCACAATATGGACCTCATGATTGAAGCTAAGGACAAGGAACAAGCCGTCTTCGAGCTGATGCGCAACTTTAAGCTACCAGGATGGGATACCTTCAATGACATTATTCCCTACGAGCGCGAAGATGAGCCACGAAAGgcgatcaagaagaagctcaaaaagggaaagaagaagactaCCGGCGTCAACGGTGAGGTAGAAGATGGGATAGAGGTGCCTGAGAAGATTGTGAGCCCCGAGGACTTTGGTATGGGAGGGCCCAAGAACAGAGTGTACTGGCCTGAGGGCATGGAGGAGTGGCTTAAGCCTAAGAAGAGAGAGATCAAGAGGGACAAGCCAAGTGATCAGTAA
- a CDS encoding RING-type domain-containing protein: protein MEPVGIILLVLFLFVLIIGPITCVKLGSRNEKEKVYNPQPDQLDRARRKLSTVTTCSSAAQRSTPSEDADIEAVASASELGECPICIAPLVGPLMPEPAHTVGNDPPPTLDQASTVASRTQSRNEGEGTAAQSNNANLDMEDDEILTLNTCGHSFHSKCLSSWFLIERHDCPVCRAAYYKGGPRRERTLTVPPFF, encoded by the exons ATGGAACCCGTCGGCATAATTCTTCTCGTTCTTTTCTTATTCGTTCTGATAATCGGTCCTAT AACATGCGTCAAGTTGGGATCTCGCAATGAAAAGGAAAAGGTTTACAATCCGCAACCCGATCAGCTGGATCGCGCGCGCCGGAAGCTTAGCACCGTGACAACCTGCTCATCGGCCGCTCAGCGATCTACTCCGTCTGAAGATGCCGATATTGAAGCCGTAGCTTCGGCGTCCGAGCTCGGCGAATG CCCTATTTGCATCGCTCCCTTGGTCGGTCCCTTGATGCCGGAACCCGCACATACCGTTGGCAATGATCCGCCCCCAACTCTTGATCAAGCTTCAACGGTAGCTTCTAGGACCCAGTCACGGAACGAGGGAGAGGGCACGGCCGCGCAGTCTAACAACGCCAACTTGGATATGGAAGACGATGAAATCTTGACATTAAACACCTGCGGTCACTCATTCCATTCCAAATGTCTCTCATCATGGTTCTTGATCGAGCGGCACGACTGCCCTGTATGTAGGGCGGCCTATTACAAGGGAGGTCCGCGGCGCGAGCGAACTTTGACAGTGCCGCCATTCTTTTGA
- a CDS encoding Cation-ATPase-N domain-containing protein codes for MSQKLIEEAAHVSGQANTPMTAPAHALTYEQVAEQLNANLEDGLTSDEAKGRLEQYGRNEFGADKGVQPFKIFIGQIANALTLVLILAMAASLGIQSWIEGGVVAAVIILNIVVGFLQEFQAAKTMDSLRSLSSPTAHAVRNGNNEVVVTAEIVPGDLVELKTGDTIPADIRLVEAINFETNEALLTGESLPVRKEVNTTFPDDTGPGDRLNVAYSSSTVTKGRARGVVFATGMYTEIGQIAAALRGKTSKRRQPKRDADGNTNFGRWMQAWTLTFSDATGRFLGVNVGTPLQRKLSKLAILLLGTAIVCAIIVLGANEFNTKKEVIIYAVATGLSMIPASLIVVLTITMAAGTKRMVQRHVIVRNLKSLEALGAVTNICSDKTGTLTQGTMIVKKAWIPGRGTYSVGATNEPFNPTQGQLGLVEAEPKDINFQSEDAEGTPIDPQALVSQDAGLQEYLNVASLANLATVHQVDGEWHARGDPTECAIQVFASRFNWNRARLSSGEKARWHEVAEFPFDSDVKKMSVIFNDNETQKQWVFTKGAVERVLTSCPVYAIGNETRPLTDAIKDDIISNMESLARLGLRVLALASRTDIEHVIDNEAELDRAKFESDLIFRGLIGLYDPPRPESAPSVAKCHEAGVSVHMLTGDHPATARAIALEVGILPTRMAEIPEDVARSMVMAASEFDKLSDEEIDQLPLLPLVVARCAPQTKVRMIEALHRRKAFVAMTGDGVNDSPSLKRSDVGIAMGLAGSDVAKEASDIVLTDDNFASILNAVEEGRRMFDNIQKFILHVLAENIAQACTLLIGLAFKDKNGLSVFPLAPVEILWIIMITSGMPDMGLGFEIAAPDIMQRPPQNLKQGVFTPELLIDMVVYGLWMSALCLASFVLVLYGFGNGAADIGENCNNKYSEDCRVIFRARSTTFACLTWFALFLAWEMVNMRRSFFRMKPKSKKYFTQWMHDVWRNPFLFWAIVAGFVTMFPIIYIPGLNTVVFKHAPISWEWGIVFIEAILFFLGIESWKWAKRIYFRRQARKSTGGVEDLETRVFGKFYNMAGGSQDEEAGAGNREKTAA; via the exons ATGAGCCAGAAACTGATCGAAGAGGCCGCCCATGTCTCGGGCCAGGCCAACACGCCCATGACAGCTCCCGCCCACGCCCTCACCTACGAGCAAGTGGCCGAGCAGCTTAATGCCAACCTCGAAGATGGTTTGACCTCTGACGAGGCCAAGGGCCGTCTCGAACAATACGGACGAAACGAGTTCGGCGCCGACAAGGGCGTCCAACCCTTCAAGATCTTTATCGGGCAGATCGCCAATGCCTTGACTCTA gttctcatcctcgccatggctgccTCACTTGGCATCCAGTCATGGATCGAGGGTGGTGTCGTCGCCgctgtcatcatcctcaacatCGTAGTGGGCTTCCTCCAAGAGTTCCAGGCTGCGAAGACTATGGACTCTCTGCGCTCTCTCAGCTCTCCCACTGCCCATGCTGTCCGAAACGGTAACAATGAGGTTGTCGTGACTGCTGAGATTGTACCTGGAGACTTGGTTGAGCTCAAGACCGGAGACACCATTCCTGCAGACATTCGTCTcgttgaggccatcaacttTGAGACCAACGAAGCACTTCTCACGGGAGAGTCCCTGCCTGTTCGCAAGGAGGTCAACACCACCTTCCCTGACGACACTGGCCCTGGTGATCGCCTCAACGTTGCCTACAGCTCCTCAACTGTCACCAAGGGTCGTGCTCGCGGTGTTGTCTTTGCCACTGGAATGTACACTGAGATTGGTCAAATCGCTGCTGCTCTCCGTGGCAAGACTTCCAAGCGTCGACAGCCCAAGCGTGATGCTGATGGCAACACCAACTTTGGTCGCTGGATGCAGGCTTGGACTCTCACCTTCTCCGATGCTACTGGACGCTTCCTGGGCGTCAACGTTGGTACTCCTCTTCAGCGCAAGCTCTCCAAGCTGGctatccttctccttggaaCTGCCATTGTTTgtgccatcatcgtcttggGAGCCAACgagttcaacaccaagaaggaggtcaTCATCTACGCTGTTGCCACTGGTCTTTCTATGATCCCGGCTTCTCTCATTGTCGTTCTTACTATCACAATGGCTGCCGGAACCAAGCGAATGGTTCAGAGGCATGTCATTGTTCGTAACCTTAAGTCTCTTGAGGCCCTTGGTGCTGTTACCA ATATTTGCTCTGATAAGACTGGCACCCTGACTCAGGGCACCATGATCGTCAAGAAGGCTTGGATCCCTGGTCGTGGTACTTACTCCGTTGGAGCTACCAACGAACCCTTCAACCCTACTCAGGGACAGCTTGGGCTGGTTGAGGCTGAGCCCAAGGACATCAACTTCCAGAGCGAGGATGCTGAGGGAACACCAATTGATCCCCAGGCCCTTGTCTCCCAGGATGCTGGTCTCCAGGAGTACCTCAACGTTGCCTCCCTGGCCAACCTTGCAACAGTCCACCAGGTCGACGGCGAATGGCACGCTCGAGGTGACCCCACTGAGTGCGCTATCCAAGTCTTTGCTTCTCGTTTCAACTGGAACCGCGCCCGCCTGTCTAGTGGAGAGAAGGCCCGCTGGCACGAGGTTGCTGAGTTCCCCTTCGACTCGGACGTGAAGAAGATGTCTGTCATTTTCAACGACAACGAAACTCAGAAGCAATGGGTCTTCACCAAGGGTGCTGTCGAGCGTGTCTTGACCTCGTGCCCTGTCTATGCTATCGGAAACGAGACCAGGCCCCTCAccgatgccatcaaggatGACATCATCAGCAACATGGAGTCTCTTGCCCGACTTGGTCTTCGAGTGCTTGCCCTGGCCAGCCGAACTGATATCGAGCATGTCATCGACAATGAGGCTGAGCTTGACCGCGCCAAGTTCGAGAGCGACCTGATTTTCCGTGGACTGATCGGTCTCTatgatcctcctcgccctgaATCCGCCCCCTCTGTCGCCAAGTGTCATGAAGCCGGTGTTAGCGTTCACATGCTTACTGGTGACCACCCTGCTACTGCCCGAGCCATTGCCCTGGAAGTTGGTATCCTGCCCACCCGAATGGCCGAGATCCCTGAAGATGTGGCCCGGTCTATGGTTATGGCTGCTTCCGAATTTGATAAGCTGTCGGATGAGGAGATTGATCAGCTTCCCCTTCTGCCGCTCGTGGTTGCTCGCTGTGCTCCCCAGACCAAGGTTCGCATGATTGAGGCTCTTCACCGTCGCAAGGCCTTTGTTGCTATGACCGGTGATGGTGTCAATGACTCTCCTAGTCTGAAGCGTTCCGACGTTGGTATTGCTATGGGATTGGCTGGATCTGATGTCGCTAAGGAAGCGTCTGATATTGTCCTGACCGATGATAACTTTGCTTCTATCCTTAACGCTGTTGAGGAAGGCCGTCGCATGTTTGATAATATCCAGAAGTTCATCCTCCACGTCCTGGCTGAGAACATTGCTCAGGCTTGCACCCTTCTGATTGGTTTGGCTTTTAAGGATAAGAACGGACTGTCTGTGTTCCCTCTGGCCCCTGTTGAGATTCTCTGGATCATCATGATTACCTCTGGTATGCCTGACATGGGTCTCGGATTCGAGATTGCGGCCCCCGATATCATGCAGCGCCCTCCTCAGAAC TTAAAGCAAGGTGTTTTCACCCCTGAGCTGCTGATTGACATGGTGGTCTATGGCCTCTGGATGTCTGCGCTCTGCTTGGCTTCgtttgtccttgtcctttacGGATTTGGTAATGGTGCTGCCGACATTGGAGAGAACTGCAACAACAAGTACAGCGAGGACTGCAGGGTCATCTTCCGTGCTCGTTCCACCACCTTTGCATGCCTCACCTGGTTCGCCCTCTTCCTGGCCTGGGAGATGGTCAATATGCGCCGGTCCTTCTTCCGAATGAAgcccaagagcaagaagtaCTTTACTCAGTGGATGCACGATGTTTGGCGCAACCCCTTCCTCTTCTGGGCCATCGTCGCCGGCTTTGTCACTATGTTCCCCATCATCTATATCCCTGGACTCAACACTGTCGTCTTTAAGCACGCTCCCATCTCTTGGGAGTGGGGCATCGTCttcatcgaggccatcctcttcttcctgggCATTGAGTCTTGGAAGTGGGCCAAGCGTATCTACTTCCGCCGCCAGGCTCGCAAGTCGACTGGTGGTGTCGAGGACTTGGAGACACGTGTGTTTGGCAAGTTCTACAACATGGCTGGTGGAAgccaggacgaggaagccGGAGCTGGAAACCGGGAGAAGACTGCAGCTTAA